A section of the Pleuronectes platessa chromosome 7, fPlePla1.1, whole genome shotgun sequence genome encodes:
- the LOC128445102 gene encoding AMP deaminase 3 isoform X2: MANINTEEMPRLFPRISISDVDERVRLIAEKVYASALKEEDTKDAMALFTVPEDCPIGLHENRERALQKELAEQQSEESAKKKLSFMKKRSQSVSLQIPVGGDWSLAMASPSLSPVSAEHESFQDFQRVTISGDYCAGITVEDYEQAAKSLLGALFIREKYSRLAYHRFPRTTARILRNAENEKWQEEDEVLPDIWPIPNEGEDPYSMEGIPENLNYELQMKDGIVHVYDNAEALKQQQLHSLPYPDLETFAIDLSHVLAMIADGPTKTYCHRRLNFLASKFYLHEMMNEMAELKELKSVPHRDFYNVRKVDTHIHAAGCMNQKHLLKFIKETSQAEADRVVLEKGSQKITLKEVFNKLNMDPYDLTVDSLDVHAGRQTFHRFDKFNSKYNPVGASELREIYLKSDNYIKGEYFARLIKEVAKELEESKYQHAEPRLSIYGRCPSEWESLASWFIQHKVHSPNMRWMIQVPRIYDIFRSKKLVPHFAKMLENIFRPLFEATVNPQKHKEIHVFLKYVTGFDSVDDESKHSDHMFSYKSPTPEAWTTDDNPPYTYYLFYMYANIMVLNNLRKERGLNTFQFRPHCGEAGSITHLVSAFLLADNISHGLNLKKSPVLQYLYYLAQVPIAMSPLSNNSLFLQYSKNPLREFLQKGLCVSLSTDDPMQFHYTKEALMEEYAIAGQLWKLSTCDLCEIARNSVLQSGLSHQEKKHFIGSNYLQDGPEGNDIRRTNVAQIRMAYRHETLCNELSFLVDAVKTEVGNSSAE; the protein is encoded by the exons ATGGCCAATATCAATACGGAAG AAATGCCGCGCCTTTTCCCAAGAATTTCAATAAGTGATGTGGATGAGAGGGTACGCCTAATAGCAGAGAAGGTTTACGCCTCGGCCCTGAAGGAGGAAGACACCAAAGATGCTATGGCACTGTTCACTGTGCCAGAAGACTGTCCCATTGGTCTGCATGAGAACAGAGAACGGGCACTGCAGAAAGAGCTGGCTGAGCAACAATCTGAAGAGTCTGCTAAGAA GAAATTAAGTTTCATGAAGAAGCGTTCGCAGTCAGTATCTTTACAGATACCAGTCGGTGGTGACTGGTCCCTGGCTATGGCTTCCCCATCGCTCTCACCAGTCTCAGCTGAGCATGAGAGCTTCCAGGACTTTCAGAGAGTTACCATCAGCGGAGATTACTGTGCAGGG ATCACAGTTGAGGATTATGAGCAAGCGGCTAAGAGTCTCCTCGGGGCACTGTTCATCAGAGAGAAGTACTCCAGGCTGGCCTACCACCGTTTCCCCAGGACCACTGCCCGAATCCTGCGCAATGCTGAAAACGAGAAGTggcaggaggaagatgaagtctTGCCAG ACATCTGGCCTATCCCAAATGAAGGGGAGGACCCATATTCCATGGAGGGTATTCCTGAGAACTTGAACTATGAGCTGCAGATGAAGGATGGCATAGTTCATGTTTACGACAATGCCGAGGccctaaaacaacaacaacttcacaGCCTCCCTTACCCCGACCTCGAGACATTTGCCATAGACCTGAGCCATGTCCTCGCTATGATAGCTGATGGTCCGAC GAAAACGTACTGCCACAGACGGTTGAACTTCTTGGCCTCTAAATTTTACCTACatgaaatgatgaatgaaaTGGCAGAGCTAAAAGAGCTGAAAAGTGTTCCCCACAGAGACTTCTACAATGTTAGAAAG GTggacacacatatacatgctGCTGGTTGCATGAACCAGAAGCACCTGCTGAAATTTATAAAGGAAACATCCCAAGCAGAGGCAGATCGAGTGGTTTTGGAGAAAGGCAGTCAGAAAATCACACTCAAGGAAGTCTTCAACAAGCTCAACATGGACCCATATGACCTCACCGTCGACTCGCTGGACGTGCACGCT GGAAGACAAACATTTCACCGGTTTGACAAGTTCAACTCAAAGTACAACCCTGTGGGAGCCAGCGAACTCAGAGAGATCTACTTGAAGTCAGACAACTACATCAAGGGAGAATACTTTGCACGTCTCATCAAG gaagtagctaaagagctggaggagagcaaGTACCAGCACGCTGAGCCTCGTCTGTCAATATACGGACGCTGTCCCAGTGAGTGGGAGAGCCTGGCGAGCTGGTTCATCCAACACAAGGTTCACTCACCAAACATGAGATGGATGATCCAAGTTCCCAGGATCTA TGACATTTTCAGGTCAAAGAAATTAGTACCACACTTCGCTAAGATGCTGGAAAACATTTTCCGTCCCCTCTTTGAGGCAACAGTCAATCCGCAGAAGCACAAAGAAATTCATGTTTTCCTAAAATAT GTGACAGGATTTGACAGTGTGGATGATGAGTCCAAACACAGTGACCACATGTTCTCTTACAAAAGCCCAACACCTGAGGCGTGGACCACAGACGACAACCCTCCCTACACCTACTACCTGTTCTACATGTATGCCAACATCATGGTGCTAAACAACCTGCGCAA GGAGCGAGGACTGAACACCTTCCAGTTTCGTCCCCACTGTGGTGAGGCTGGTTCCATCACCCACCTGGTCTCTGCCTTTCTCTTAGCTGACAACATCTCCCATGGACTCAACCTCAAGAAG AGTCCAGTGTTGCAGTACCTGTACTACCTGGCTCAGGTTCCGATCGCCATGTCCCCTCTGAGCAACAACAGCCTGTTCCTGCAGTACTCCAAGAACCCTTTGCGGGAGTTTCTACAAAAAggcctttgtgtgtctctgtccacagACGACCCCATGCAGTTCCACTACACCAAG GAGGCTTTGATGGAGGAGTATGCCATCGCAGGACAGCTGTGGAAGCTGAGCACCTGTGATCTGTGTGAGATAGCCAGGAACAGTGTGCTGCAGAGCGGCCTCTCACACCAG GAGAAGAAACATTTCATTGGTTCCAACTACTTACAGGATGGACCAGAGGGCAACGACATTCGGCGGACAAATGTGGCACAAATCCGCATGGCCTACCGCCATGAGACTCTGTGCAATGAGCTCAGTTTTCTAGTGGATGCAGTGAAGACCGAGGTTGGCAATAGCTCAGCTGAGTGA
- the LOC128445102 gene encoding AMP deaminase 3 isoform X1: MSRRDAPFCKQLSSPCLGKEMPRLFPRISISDVDERVRLIAEKVYASALKEEDTKDAMALFTVPEDCPIGLHENRERALQKELAEQQSEESAKKKLSFMKKRSQSVSLQIPVGGDWSLAMASPSLSPVSAEHESFQDFQRVTISGDYCAGITVEDYEQAAKSLLGALFIREKYSRLAYHRFPRTTARILRNAENEKWQEEDEVLPDIWPIPNEGEDPYSMEGIPENLNYELQMKDGIVHVYDNAEALKQQQLHSLPYPDLETFAIDLSHVLAMIADGPTKTYCHRRLNFLASKFYLHEMMNEMAELKELKSVPHRDFYNVRKVDTHIHAAGCMNQKHLLKFIKETSQAEADRVVLEKGSQKITLKEVFNKLNMDPYDLTVDSLDVHAGRQTFHRFDKFNSKYNPVGASELREIYLKSDNYIKGEYFARLIKEVAKELEESKYQHAEPRLSIYGRCPSEWESLASWFIQHKVHSPNMRWMIQVPRIYDIFRSKKLVPHFAKMLENIFRPLFEATVNPQKHKEIHVFLKYVTGFDSVDDESKHSDHMFSYKSPTPEAWTTDDNPPYTYYLFYMYANIMVLNNLRKERGLNTFQFRPHCGEAGSITHLVSAFLLADNISHGLNLKKSPVLQYLYYLAQVPIAMSPLSNNSLFLQYSKNPLREFLQKGLCVSLSTDDPMQFHYTKEALMEEYAIAGQLWKLSTCDLCEIARNSVLQSGLSHQEKKHFIGSNYLQDGPEGNDIRRTNVAQIRMAYRHETLCNELSFLVDAVKTEVGNSSAE; the protein is encoded by the exons ATGAGTAGAAGGGACGCTCCCTTCTGTAAGCAGCTGTCTTCACCATGCTTAGGGAAAG AAATGCCGCGCCTTTTCCCAAGAATTTCAATAAGTGATGTGGATGAGAGGGTACGCCTAATAGCAGAGAAGGTTTACGCCTCGGCCCTGAAGGAGGAAGACACCAAAGATGCTATGGCACTGTTCACTGTGCCAGAAGACTGTCCCATTGGTCTGCATGAGAACAGAGAACGGGCACTGCAGAAAGAGCTGGCTGAGCAACAATCTGAAGAGTCTGCTAAGAA GAAATTAAGTTTCATGAAGAAGCGTTCGCAGTCAGTATCTTTACAGATACCAGTCGGTGGTGACTGGTCCCTGGCTATGGCTTCCCCATCGCTCTCACCAGTCTCAGCTGAGCATGAGAGCTTCCAGGACTTTCAGAGAGTTACCATCAGCGGAGATTACTGTGCAGGG ATCACAGTTGAGGATTATGAGCAAGCGGCTAAGAGTCTCCTCGGGGCACTGTTCATCAGAGAGAAGTACTCCAGGCTGGCCTACCACCGTTTCCCCAGGACCACTGCCCGAATCCTGCGCAATGCTGAAAACGAGAAGTggcaggaggaagatgaagtctTGCCAG ACATCTGGCCTATCCCAAATGAAGGGGAGGACCCATATTCCATGGAGGGTATTCCTGAGAACTTGAACTATGAGCTGCAGATGAAGGATGGCATAGTTCATGTTTACGACAATGCCGAGGccctaaaacaacaacaacttcacaGCCTCCCTTACCCCGACCTCGAGACATTTGCCATAGACCTGAGCCATGTCCTCGCTATGATAGCTGATGGTCCGAC GAAAACGTACTGCCACAGACGGTTGAACTTCTTGGCCTCTAAATTTTACCTACatgaaatgatgaatgaaaTGGCAGAGCTAAAAGAGCTGAAAAGTGTTCCCCACAGAGACTTCTACAATGTTAGAAAG GTggacacacatatacatgctGCTGGTTGCATGAACCAGAAGCACCTGCTGAAATTTATAAAGGAAACATCCCAAGCAGAGGCAGATCGAGTGGTTTTGGAGAAAGGCAGTCAGAAAATCACACTCAAGGAAGTCTTCAACAAGCTCAACATGGACCCATATGACCTCACCGTCGACTCGCTGGACGTGCACGCT GGAAGACAAACATTTCACCGGTTTGACAAGTTCAACTCAAAGTACAACCCTGTGGGAGCCAGCGAACTCAGAGAGATCTACTTGAAGTCAGACAACTACATCAAGGGAGAATACTTTGCACGTCTCATCAAG gaagtagctaaagagctggaggagagcaaGTACCAGCACGCTGAGCCTCGTCTGTCAATATACGGACGCTGTCCCAGTGAGTGGGAGAGCCTGGCGAGCTGGTTCATCCAACACAAGGTTCACTCACCAAACATGAGATGGATGATCCAAGTTCCCAGGATCTA TGACATTTTCAGGTCAAAGAAATTAGTACCACACTTCGCTAAGATGCTGGAAAACATTTTCCGTCCCCTCTTTGAGGCAACAGTCAATCCGCAGAAGCACAAAGAAATTCATGTTTTCCTAAAATAT GTGACAGGATTTGACAGTGTGGATGATGAGTCCAAACACAGTGACCACATGTTCTCTTACAAAAGCCCAACACCTGAGGCGTGGACCACAGACGACAACCCTCCCTACACCTACTACCTGTTCTACATGTATGCCAACATCATGGTGCTAAACAACCTGCGCAA GGAGCGAGGACTGAACACCTTCCAGTTTCGTCCCCACTGTGGTGAGGCTGGTTCCATCACCCACCTGGTCTCTGCCTTTCTCTTAGCTGACAACATCTCCCATGGACTCAACCTCAAGAAG AGTCCAGTGTTGCAGTACCTGTACTACCTGGCTCAGGTTCCGATCGCCATGTCCCCTCTGAGCAACAACAGCCTGTTCCTGCAGTACTCCAAGAACCCTTTGCGGGAGTTTCTACAAAAAggcctttgtgtgtctctgtccacagACGACCCCATGCAGTTCCACTACACCAAG GAGGCTTTGATGGAGGAGTATGCCATCGCAGGACAGCTGTGGAAGCTGAGCACCTGTGATCTGTGTGAGATAGCCAGGAACAGTGTGCTGCAGAGCGGCCTCTCACACCAG GAGAAGAAACATTTCATTGGTTCCAACTACTTACAGGATGGACCAGAGGGCAACGACATTCGGCGGACAAATGTGGCACAAATCCGCATGGCCTACCGCCATGAGACTCTGTGCAATGAGCTCAGTTTTCTAGTGGATGCAGTGAAGACCGAGGTTGGCAATAGCTCAGCTGAGTGA
- the rnf141 gene encoding RING finger protein 141, with translation MGQQISGQSVMTRLPEKLVKHVGLVRDSGYLNYEEFLGRVAELNDVTAKLAAGQQKHLLFEVQPGSDATALWKVAVRIVCTKINKENGSLEASRIMNLYQFIQLYRDITSQAAEVLSAEGASQDPSGQLPSTGSCQASMWMGRVKQLTDEEECCICMDGKADLILPCAHSFCQKCIDKWSGQSRNCPICRLQVTAANESWVMSDFPTEDDIAGYILNLADEAGHPHRP, from the exons aTGGGccagcagatctcaggtcagtcGGTGATGACCCGTCTGCCTGAGAAGCTGGTGAAACACGTTGGCCTGGTGCGTGACAGTGGCTACCTCAACTACGAGGAGTTCTTGGGACGAGTAGCCGAGCTTAATGACGT TACGGCCAAGCTGGCTGCCGGACAGCAGAAGCACCTGCTGTTTGAGGTGCAGCCAGGATCTGATGCAACAGCCTTGTGGAAGGTGGCCGTCAGGATCGTGTGTACCAAG atCAACAAGGAGAATGGTTCGTTGGAAGCATCGCGGATCATGAACCTGTACCAGTTCATCCAGCTGTACCGTGACATCACCAGTCAGGCTGCTGAGGTGCTGTCTGCAGAGGGCGCCAGCCAAGACCCGTCTGGCCAGCTCCCTTCCACAGGCTCCTGCCAGGCCAGCATGTGGATGGGCAG agtGAAGCAGCTGACTGATGAGGAGGAGTGCTGTATCTGCATGGACGGGAAGGCCGACCTCATCCTGCCCTGTGCGCACAGCTTCTGTCAGAAGTGCATCGATAAATG GAGTGGGCAGAGCCGAAACTGTCCGATATGCCGCCTGCAAGTGACTGCTGCCAACGAATCGTGGGTAATGTCTGATTTTCCCACAGAGGATGACATAGCTGGCTATATCCTCAACTTGGCTGATGAGGCAGGCCACCCACACAGGCCTTAA